TACCGCGCCGTTTCACTTCTCCTGCGCCGTCCGCCGGGACGTGAGGCATACCCGGGTGACGTCTTCTACCTGCACTCCCGTCTGCTGGAGCGTTGCGCGAAGCTGTCCGACGAACTCGGTGCTGGTTCGATGACGGGTCTCCCGATCATCGAGACCAAGGCGAACGATGTCTCGGCGTACATCCCGACCAACGTGATCTCGATCACCGATGGCCAGATCTTCCTGCAGTCCGACCTCTTCAACGCCAACCAGCGTCCGGCGGTCGACGTGGGTATCTCCGTCTCGCGAGTCGGTGGTGACGCTCAGGTCAAGTCGATCAAGAAGGTCTCCGGAACGCTGAAGCTGGAGCTTGCGCAGTACCGCTCGCTCGAGGCCTTCGCGATGTTCGCGAGCGACCTCGACGCGACATCGCGTCGTCAGCTCGACCGCGGTGCGCGTCTGACCGAACTGCTCAAGCAGCCGCAGTATTCGCCTTACCCCGTCGAGGATCAGGTCGTCTCGATCTGGGCCGGTACCAACGGAAAGCTCGACACGATCGAGGTCTCTGACGTGCTGCGCTTCGAGCGTGAGCTTCTCGACCACCTGCGTCGCAACACCAAGGTGCTCGACACCCTGCGCGAGACGAACGTTCTCACCGACGACACCGTCGCGGAGCTCGAGAAGCAGGTCGACGCTTTCATCCTTGAGTTCCAGGGTGGCAAGGGCCAGTCCATCGGCGCCGTGGGCCATGAGGAGCACGTCGCCCAGGATCTGGACGACGTCAACCAGGAGAAGATCGTCAAGGGTCGTCGCGCGTAATCGCGTGAGGTACTGAAACATGGGCGCTCAACTCAAGGTCTACAAGCAGAAGATCGCTTCTGCTCAGACGACCAAGAAGATCACGAAGGCGATGGAACTCATCGCGGCTTCGCGCATTCAGAAGGCGATGGCGCGCGTGCGCGCGTCGTCGCCCTTCGCGCGGGCCGTGACACAGGCCGTTTCCGCCGTCGCGACGTATTCCAATGTCGACCACCCGCTCACGCGTGAACCAGAGACGATCCGCCGGTCCGCCGTCGTGGTCTTCTCGTCTGACCGCGGCCTTGCCGGTGCCTTCAACTCGCAGATCCTTCGCGAGGCGATGGAGGTGGGCGAGCTCGTCCGTTCCCAGGGCAGCGAGCCGGTGTACTACCTCGTCGGTCGCAAGGCGGTGGGGTACTTCCAGTTCCGTGGCATCCAGTCGGCCGCAGAGTGGACGGGCGACACCGACACTCCTAAGTTCAAGACGGCGGAGGAGATCTCGGCCACTCTGCTCGAAGCCTTCAACCGTGGCGGTGCCGACGGCGGCGTGGATGAACTGCACCTCGTCTACAACCGCTTCGTCAGCATGATGACGCAGACTCCGGAGACGGTCCGTCTGCTTCCGCTGGAGATCGTGGAGAACGAAGCCGCACCCGAGCCCGGCGGAACGGTGTACCCGCTCTACGAGTTCGAACCGGATGCCGAGACCGTGCTCGACGCGATTCTGCCGGTGTACCTGCAGAGCCGGATCTTCAACGCCCTTCTGCAGTCTTCGGCTGCGAAGCAGGCCGCGACGCAGAAGGCGATGAAGTCGGCCAGCGACAACGCAGACAAGCTCATCACTGACTACACCCGTCTGCGCAACAATGCGCGTCAGGCGGAGATCACGCAGCAGATCGCTGAGATCGTCGGCGGTGCCGACGCCCTCTCTTCGAGCAAATAGACCATCAAGAAAGAGACGAAGATATGACCCCCACCGCCACAGCTGAGGCTGGGACCGCGGTCGTCGGGCGCGTCGCACGCGTCACGGGCCCGGTCGTCGACATCGAGTTCCCGCACGACTCGATTCCGGACATCTACAACGCGCTGAAGACCACCATCGTCATCGGCGAGGACTCGACCGAGATCACGCTCGAGGTCGCACAGCACCTCGGCGACGATCTGATCCGCGCAATTGCACTGAAGCCGACGGACGGCATCGTCCGCGGCCAGGAAGTGCGCGACACCGGCGAGCCGATCTCGGTTCCCGTCGGCGACGTCACCAAGGGCAAGGTCTTCAACGTCATCGGCGAGGTGCTCAACGCCGAGCCCGGTGAGCAGATCGAGATCACCGAGCGCTGGCCGATCCACCGCCAGGCCCCGCCCTTCGACCAGCTCGAGTCGAAGACGCAGATGTTCGAGACCGGCATCAAGTCGATCGACCTCCTCACCCCTTACGTGCTGGGTGGAAAGATCGGACTCTTCGGTGGTGCAGGTGTCGGCAAGACTGTCCTCATCCAGGAGATGATCCAGCGCGTCGCCCAGAACCACGGTGGTGTGTCGGTGTTCGCCGGTGTCGGTGAGCGTACCCGTGAGGGCAACGACCTGATCCACGAGATGGAAGAGGCCGGTGTCTTCGACAAGACCGCCCTCGTCTTCGGCCAGATGGACGAGCCGCCGGGAACGCGTCTGCGCGTCGCCCTCTCGGCTCTGACGATGGCGGAGTACTTCCGCGACGTGCAGAAGCAGGACGTGCTGCTCTTCATCGACAACATCTTCCGCTTCACGCAGGCCGGTTCCGAGGTCTCCACGCTGCTGGGCCGCATGCCCTCCGCGGTGGGTTACCAGCCGAACCTCGCCGACGAGATGGGTCTCCTTCAGGAGCGCATCACCTCGACGCGTGGTCACTCGATCACTTCGCTGCAGGCGATCTACGTGCCTGCCGACGACTACACCGACCCGGCCCCGGCCACGACCTTCGCACACCTCGATGCGACGACCGAGCTCAGCCGTGAGATCGCGTCGAAGGGTCTGTACCCGGCGATCGACCCGCTGACCTCGACATCGCGCATCATGGACCCCCGTTACCTGGGTGAGGACCACTACCGCGTCGCCACAACGGTCAAGCAGATCCTCCAGAAGAACAAGGAACTGCAGGAGATCATCGCGATCCTCGGTGTCGATGAGCTCTCCGAGGAAGACAAGATCGTCGTGTCGCGTGCACGTCGCATCCAGCAGTTCCTCTCGCAGAACACCTACATGGCGAAGAAGTTCACGAACGTCGAGGGGTCGACGGTTCCGCTGAAGGACACGATCGAGTCCTTCGATGCGATCGCCAAGGGTGACTTCGACCACGTGGCCGAGCAGGCCTTCTTCAACGTCGGTGGTATCGGCGACGTTGAAGAGAAGTGGGCGCAGATCCAGAAGGACAACGGCTGATCATGGCATTGAAGGTGAGTCTTGTCTCCGCGGATGCGGAGGTCTGGACGGGGGAGGCCACGCTCGTCGTCGCCAAGACCGTCGAGGGCGAGATCGGCATCATGAGCGGTCACGAGCCCATCCTGGCGATTCTCGCCGAGGGGCAGGTCCGCATCACGCAGGCCGATGGCAGCAAGGTGCTCGCGAACGCCCAGGACGGCTTCCTCTCGATGGAAGGCAGCCAGCTGACGATCGTCGCGGGTAACGCGGCGCTCATCGCCTGAACGTACTCATCACGGACGCGTCCGCCCGTCAGCTTCGAGTTGGCCGGCGGGCGCGTTCTTGTCTGTGGAGCCTATGAAGATCCTTCTCCCTCCGTCCGAGACGAAACGCCCAGGCGGCTCCGGAACGCCGTTCGACGCCGAGAGTCTTGCGCTGCCGTCGCTTTCCGCTGAGAGGGATGCCGTCGTGACGGCTCTCGTGACCCTCGCGGCGGATCCCGCCGCTGCCAGGCGCGTGCTGAAACTCAGCGAGCGCCAGCTCGGGGACATCGACCACAATGCGTCGTTGCGCTCCGCCCCGACGATGGCCGCTGCCGACCGGTATACGGGCGTGCTGTACGACGCACTTGATGCCGCGTCACTCGACGCCGCGTCCAGACGATGGCTCAACAGGCACGTGTGGATTCACTCGGCACCGTTCGGCCCGCTCGCTGCGCTGGACGCGATTCCGATGTATCGGCTCGCGGCGGGTGCATCTCTTCCCGGCATTGCGCCGTTGCGTCGGCACTGGGCGAAGGCGACGTCAGAAGCGATAGCGCAGGCCGCTCCGTCGTTCGTGCTGGATCTTCGCAGCGAGGCATACGTCGCCCTCGGCCCGGTGCCTGCTTCCGTGACGTCCGCCTATGTGCGTGTGGTCACGGACGAGGGACGTGCGCTCAACCACTTCAACAAGAAGGCCAAGGGCGAACTCGTGCGAGCGCTGGCCCTGGAACGCGCCAGCGTGCGTTCTCTTTCGACGCTGCGGGATTGGGCATCCGCTCGATCGATTACGATGCGACGGGGCGAACAGGCCGGCGTCCTCGAACTCGTGACAGGGGCCTGAGAACCGAGCAGGCACATGACGATATCGGTGCGCGTGTCGTTGCCAGTGGGCGGATGACCCCGCTACCATGGCCAATGCGCGAAGCGAAGGCTTCGTACTCGGGGGGCGAGGTCCGCTTCCTCTGTCAAAAGGAATGTGAGTCTCATGTATTCCGCCTATTCTGACTACTCCGACGTTGGCGCCTATGCCGGCATCTGGGCCGCATTCATCGGCCTCTATTTCGTGTTCGCCATTGTCTTCTACGTCCTGGGCTCGCTCTTCTACATGAAGCTGTTCGAAAAGGCCGGCGTGCAGGGCAAGTGGCGCGCGTGGGTGCCCGTGTACAACAACATGATCTTCGTGAAGCTGGGCGATCTGAGCCCTTGGTTGGTGCTGTACGGCATCGGCGCTTCGCTCCTGCTCGGCTGGATTCCTTTCCTCGGACAGCTCGTGATCCTGGCGGTCGCCGTGATCATGGTCCTCGCGGCATACCGTGTCGGTCAGAAGCTGCAGAAGGAGGGCGCATGGGTCGTCCTCTACATCTTCCTGTCCCTCGTCTGGCTCGGCATCATGGCCTTCGACAAGTCGCGCTGGAACCCCCAGATCCCGCCCGCCCCGTGGGCTGGCAACGCCTTCTTCGGCGACCGCACCACATGGGACGGCATCCCCGCCCAGCCTTCGGCACAGGCCGCACCCGGCGCCACGCCCGGATACGGTGCAGCGCCACAGGGGTACGCGCCGCCGCAGGGCTACCAGCAGCCTGCACCCGGCTACCAGCCGCCGGCTGCTCCCGGCTACCAGCAGCCCGCGGCTCCCGGCTACCAGCCGCCTGCCACGCCTCCTGCCGCTCCGGCATCTCCGGTGACGCCGCCGCCTGCTGCGCCGTCCACGCCGCCTGCTGCGCCGAGCACGCCGCCCGCAGCCCCGACGACGCCGCCTGCGGCTCCGCCGGCACCGCCCGCGGGTCCGCCGGTGCCCCCGACGCAGCCACCGGCCTGATGCGTTGAATGAAGGACCCTCGATCTCGATCGGGGGTCCTTCGTCGTAGTCGGACGAGATTCCGATAGCGTGGACACATGGTCATGTCGCAGCGTCGGGTCGGAGCATCCGGTCTTCTCGTTTCGTCGACCGGTCTCGGATGCAACAACTTCGGCCGCGCGGGCACGGCGACCGAGACGCTCGACGGTACCCGAGCGGTCATCGACGCAGCCATCGCGAATGGCGTCACCTTCTTCGACACGGCCGATATGTACGGCAAGGATCCTGGGCTCAGCGAGTCGCTGATGGGCGAGGCATTGCAGGGGCGGCGTGATCGCATCGTGCTGGCCACGAAGTTCGGTCAGGAGCGCGATATGGGGTACGACTTCCCGGCGGGGCGGGGCTCGCGCAGGTACATCCGCCGCGCGGTCGAAGAATCTCTTCGTCGTCTGCGGACCGATTGGATCGATCTGTACCAGCTGCACCTCCCAGACCCGGAGACTCCGATCGCCGAGACGACGGATGCTCTTGATGAACTCGTCCGCGAAGGCAAGATCCGCTATTACGGTCACTCCAACTTCCCCGGTTGGCAGGTCGCCGAGGCGGAGCTCACTTCGCGGCTTCGCTCGACCGGACGATTCGTATCGGCGCAGAACCACTACTCGCTGCTGGCCAGGGCGGCGGAACGCGAGCTGCTTCCGGCGGTCGAACGCTATGGGCTCGGATTCTTCCCCTATTTCCCGCTGCAGAACGGCCTGCTCACTGGGAAGTTCTCACGCGCTGGAGGACCAGAGGGGAGTCGCATCATGTCCAACAAGCGGCACCTGTGGGAGAACGCGCCATGGGACGCTTTGGACGAGTATGCGGCTTTCTGCGCCGATCGAGGGATCACGATGCTCGAGGCGACGTTCGGATGGCTCCTCGCGCAGCCGACGGTTTCCAGCGTCATTGCCGGGGCGACGTCGGCCGCCCAGATCGAATCCAACGCGAAGGCCGCGACCGCCTGGACGCCGACTAGGGATGACCTCGCCGCCATCGACGAGTTCTTCCCGCTGCCCGCCGACCCAGGCGCGCAGGCGTGACGCAGTTCCACTACGATGTGTGAGAATCTTGCGGCCGCGCGTATCGCCGCATCCAACCCGGAGGAACCCTTTGTCTGAGACGTCCACGCAGACCCATCGCGTCTCGGCCCCGGACGGTGGCGAGATCGTTCTGACCTGGGCCGGAGTGACGGATACGGGGCTTCGCCGCGACAACAATCAGGATGCGTTTCTGGCGCAGTACCCGCTGTTCGTGGTCGCAGACGGCATGGGTGGTCATGCGGGCGGCGAGATCGCGAGTCAGAGCACGATCGCTCGCCTGCAGGAAGTCGTCGACTCCGGCGACGTGGGCACCGCGGCCATTGAGAATGCTCTCACCCAGGCAGTGAGCGACATCGCTTCGCACCCCGAGACCACCGACGAGGGCACCGGAACGACGCTCACGGGTGTGTTCTTCGATATGACGGAGGACGAACCCCGGTGGATCTCCCTGAACATCGGCGATTCCCGGGTGTACCTGCTGCGTGACGAACGACTTGTCCAGGTCACCACGGATCACTCCGTCGTTCAGGAGCTGATCAGTTCGGGGCGGCTCAGCCCGGAGGAGGCGGAGAGCCATCCGTACAGCAACGTGATCACGCGTGCAGTCGGTGCGAGTGAGCTCACCCCGCCGGACTATCTCGGGATCGAGGTGCTCGACGGCGACAGGTTTGTGATCTGCTCTGATGGGTTGACCAAGGAGCTCACCGACTACGGCATCCAGCACTTCCTGCGGGAACAGGCCGATCCTGCAGTGGCAGCGGACGCGATGCTGGCGGCTGCGCTGGAGAACGGTGGGCGCGACAACGTCACCGTCGTCATCGTGCAGGTGGAACGTGCGGGCCAGACTCTGCCTTCGGACGACGAGGCCACAACGACTGAGTCTTCCTCCACACCGGAGCAGACCGCCGAATAGCCCGACAGGGGTGTGGACAACGGCATCCGCTGTCTGCAGATGCCGTGCAATGAGGTCATGGACCTCGAACCTCTCGCTCTTCCCGCTGCTGCCGCGGAGCCGCGTCGTCAGTCGGTCCCGGTGCTCGCCGCCGTCGTGCCGATCGCGGCCGGAGTCGTCCTGTGGCTGGTGACCGGATCGATATTCTCGCTGTGCTTCGCGGCTCTCGGTCCGCTGATGATCGGTGCGTCGCTGCTGGACGGCGTGCGCATCCGTCGTCGGGAACGTCGAACGGCCGTGGATGACGAGACAGTCGCTTGGCGCCGTGCCGAGCAGGACCTGCTCCGGCGCCACGACAGTGAACGCCGCGAGCTGCGGCGAACTCACCCCGATGCTGCCGCATGCCTCCAAGACGCTCCGCTCAGGGATCTTCAGGCGATCGATGAGGCGACGACGGTCGTCATCGGCTCCGGCTCCAGACGAAGCGCGCTTCGAGTGACCGGAGACGACGGCGAACGCGCGCGCGGATTCCGAAAGCGCGCGGCGCACGTGAAAGACGTTCCCATCACCGTCGCCATGGGGCGTGGCATCTGCCTACGGGGGCCTGCGCCCATCGTCGCCGCTGCTGCCAGGGCGCTCGTGGTTCAGCTGTGCCTGCGTCACACGCCAGGGCAGCTCGCGCTGGTCGGCGGGGGACTGGAGACACTGGGGCTGGACGGATTTCCGCACGCAGGCAGGACTCGTCGCGGCGCGTGGCGTCTCGCAGTCGTGGTGGGCGACGAAGAATGCGCGGATTCAGCGGCTCAGCTGCGAGTCTGCGGGTCGGACGACGAAGTTCCGGAGGGCGTGACGACGCTCATCGATTGCACTGGTCCGAACAGCGCGCGCGTGCGGACGCCGGCCGGTGACGAGGAGGTCACGCTGGAATGCCTCTCGCGCGCTCAGGCCATGGCGATCGCAGACGACAGCGTCGAGCGGGAAAGACATGCGGCGCAGTTGCCCGACACCGTCGCTCTCGGGGAGCTTGTGCTGGCAATGGAAGCAGGGGACACCGGACTCCCCGCGGTGATCGGGCGCACCGAGAGCGCGGACGTTGTACTCGACCTCGTCGAGGACGGTCCGCACGCGATAGTGACCGGGATGACCGGCGCAGGGAAGAGCGAACTGCTCGTGACCTGGGTCGCCTCGATGGCACGCTCGCACCGGCCGGACGAGGTGACGTTCGTGCTGGCGGACTTCAAGGGCGGAACGGCGTTCGATCCGCTGCGGGAGCTTCCACATGTCGCGGCTGTGATGACCGACCTGGATGCGGAAGACGCACGTCGAGGTGTCGAGAGCCTGACGGCAGAGCTTCGTCGCCGTGAGGCGGTGCTGGCAGAGGTCGGGGCGAGGAACATCGCGGAGGCGGGTGGGCGACTGGGGCGCCTCGTGATCGTCGTCGATGAATTCGCTGCTCTGCTGCAGGAACATCCTGACCTCGGTGCTGTGTTCACTGACGTCGCTGCTCGTGGCCGGGCGCTCGGCATGCACCTCATCCTCGGTACTCAACGTGCAGCCGGCGTCATCCGCGACGGGCTCGCCGCGAACTGTCCCCTGCGGGTGAGCCTGCGCGTGACGGAGGCTGCGGACAGCCGACTCGTCATCGGATCGGATGACGCAGCCGGCCTGCCGGGCGGCGCCGCCTCGCGCGGTCTCGCCTTCATCCGGCGGCCACAGGATGTGGCGGCCGCGGCGGTACGTGTCGCGCTCACGAGCGCGGGGGACCTCCGGGGGATCGGTGCACGCTGGCCGGACGCCGAGGCTCCAGTGAGCCCCTGGCTTCCTCCGTTGCCGCTGAGGCTCGAGCTCGGTGACCTGACTGCTCGGCATGCGTCCGGGGTGGGGTTGCTGATCGGACTCACGGACGAACCCGAACGACAGCGTCAGACGCCCTTGCTGCTGCGACCAGGCGTCGACCGCGGACTCGCCGTGATCGGAGGCAGCGCTTCGGGGAGAACGTCGCTGCTGCGGGTCTTGGCGGAGCAGTGCGAGCGTTCGTTGTTGCTGGCGCCCGATCCGGAGCATGCGTGGGATGCGTTGGCGGATCTTCTCGAAGGCGACGCCGTCCCACCGCAGCTCGTGCTGTGCGACGACCTCGACCAGATCGTCGCGTCGTTCCCCGTCGAATACGGGCAGGTGTTCCTCGAGCGCATGGAGAAGCTGGTGCGCTCAGCCGCGGCACGTGGATGCACGGTGGTCATCACGACCGGTCGAGCATCAGGCCAGACATCCCGCGTGATCGAGGCGCTGCCGTCGCGGATGCTGCTGCGAATGGGCAGCAGGATGGAGCATCTCGCAGCGGGCGGGGACGCCGTCGGCTACCGCGGCGATCGTCCGGCGGGCCGCGGCAGAGTCGGCGAGCACGAAGTGCAGGTCGCCTGGACGGATGCATCTGCTCATGCGGAGACCACGCCTGGACCCGTGGAACGTTGGACGCCAGCCGCACCGGTCGTCGGCGTGATCGCCCTCGGGGTTCGACGTGTCGTGGAACGGCTGCAAGGCGCCTATCCGGACCATGTCGTTTCGCCGGTCACCTCCGTGCAGGGTGCGGCGACGTCGGCGCCCCTCACCAGCGCATCGGGGGGTACACCTGCCTTCGACACGTCGCCGACGATCCTGGTCGGCGACGCGGAGAGCTGGCAGCGACAATGGCCGCTATGGCAGCGGATTCGACTCGAAGGAGAGATGCTTTTCCTCGCCGAGTGCGCTGGCGAGTTGCGTTCTTTCGCGGGGTATCGTGAGTTGCCGCCCTATGCGGAACCGCACGTGGGGCGGGCATGGACCATCCGCGACGGTCTCGCCCCAAGGCGGGTGATCATCCCGGAGCTCGATGCATCGGGACGCTGAGCGCGCACCGCGGTTTCACATCACGGATGCGATCGCGCTGGCCTGCAAGCCGTGCGCCACCGCGACACCGTCGTTGATCACTGCCCCCTTCGCAATGTTGAGACCGCTGGCCAGTGCCGCATCGGCGTTCAGCGCGTCCCTCCACCCTCGGCCGGCGATCTGACGCACATATGGCAGTGTCGCGTTCGTGAGCGCGGACGTCGACGTGTTCGGCACCGCTCCGGGCATGTTCGCAACGCAGTAGAAGACGGTGTCGTGCACGGGGAACGTCGGATCGTCGTGCGTGGTCGGATGCGTGTCCTCGAAGCAGCCGCCCTGGTCGACGGCGATGTCGACGAGCACACTGCCTGGTCGCATCTCCGCCACCATCTCGTTGGTGACGAGCTTCGGCGCGCGTGCTCCAGGAATCAGCACGGAGCCGATGACCAGATCAGAGCTGATCACGGCGCGGCGTAGATCCAGCGGATTGGAGGCCGCCGTCTTCACCCGCCCGCCGAAATGATCGTCCAGCATCCGCAGGCGGGGGATGTTGGTGTCGAAGACAGTGACGTCCGCGCCCATCCCGCTCGCGATGACCGCCGCGTTCGCGCCGGCGACGCCGCCGCCTATGACGGTCACTGTCGCTGGCCTCGTTCCTGGCACACCCGACATGAGCAGTCCCAGCCCGCCGTTCGAGCGCATCAGCGTGTTCGCGCCGACGAGGGGGGCCAGTCGTCCGGCCACCTCGCTCATGGGTGCGAGAAGGGGGAGGCCCCCGCCGGGCAGCTGCACGGTCTCGTAGGCGATAGCCGTGACGCCGTCTGCGAGAAGCCTTTCGGTCAGCGGCCGATCGGCCGCCAGATGCAGGTACGTGAACAGGGTGAGGTCGTCGCGGAAGAAGTCGTATTCGCTGGCGACAGGCTCCTTGACCTTGAGCAGCAGCTCGGCGCTGGACCACACCTCCGCCGCATCGTCCAGCAACGTGGCACCCGCCTCGACATACTCGGCATCCGGCATCGACGAACCCACGCCGGCCCCGGACTGCACGAACACCTCGTGCCCGGCGTGCACCAGATCGTGCACTCCCGCTGGCGTCAGAGCGACGCGGTACTCATTGTTCTTGACCTCGGTGGGGACGCTGATCCTCATCGTGGCTCCTCTCCTCCCTCAACGCTGAGGGCATACTGCCCCTGGTCAGGGCATCAGATGGCGGCGCCGGGACGGATCATCCCGACGTCGCTCCCTCCGCCGAGGACGGCGAGGGGAAGTGCGTTGGCGAGCGTCGCCAGATCGGCTTCGCTCAGAGCGCCTGCATGGGCGAGCAGTGTCGCCGCCACGATCGTGAGGGCTCGTGCGCTGCCATCGAGCATCTTGAGCGCGACGGTGGTTCCGTCCGGGGCGACCATCACCATGATCCCCTCAGCGCCGCTCTTCGCGAACACTCCGAGCGTCTCGATCGCGATCGTGTCCGGCCGGCCTGGCCCCTCGATCGTCCACGGGTTCTCCTTGACTGCGCGCACCAGAGTGCCGGCGACGCGGTGCAGTGCGAAGGGGGAGCGCTCGGAGGCGGAGCCGATGCGATGGATGGCGCGGCCGAGCCCGGCGAGGGTGATCGCGTGAATCGGAGCACCGCATCCGTCCACGGATGTGTGTGCGATCTTCTCGCCTGTGAGTCGCTCGACCACTTCACGGATATGCAGTTGCAGCGGATGGGTCGGGTGGAGGTATCCGTCGGTCGGCCAGCCGGTCGCGACGCACGCGCGCAGCATCGCGGCGTGCTTTCCCGAGCAGTCCATCCGGATGCGCGCCTGCTGTCCGTGCTCCCGAACGAGGTGGTCACGGGCGGCAGTATCTCGAGGCCACGCCGCAGGGCAACCGAGGTGGTCTTCTGTGAGGCCACCCGCCGTCAGTATCTCGCGGACGAGGTCGGCGTGGCGGTCCGTCCCCACGTGACTTGCCGTCGAGATGGCGAGCTGCTCGCCCGCCAGATCCGCTCCCGCAGTGACGCAGGCGACGGCTTGAAGCGGTTTCAGGCTCGAGCGGGGAAGGATCAGGGCGTCCGGGTTCCCCAGCCGTCTGACGACATCTCCGTCCGGCGAGAGCACGATCGCTGCTCCGGCGTGACGGGATTCGACGAATCCACTGCGTTCGACAACGGCGAGTTCGACAGCATCCGCGATAGTGAAAGTCTCCAGCACCAGACCAGCCTATCGCCGAGGTCTCCACCGGCACCGAGCCGCACCGTGTCAGACTGACCTCATGAGCCTCAGCGAACATCACTACGCTCTCACCGCCACCTGGCACGGTAACCGGGGCACCGGGACGAGCGGGTATCGGGATTACTCCAGGGATGTCACGATCGAGATCCAGGGCAAGCCCGAGATGCTCGCCTCGGCTGACAAGCCGTTCCGAGGTGACGCTGCACGCTGGAATCCCGAAGACATGCTGATCGCCGCTCTGTCCGAGTGCCATCTGCTGTCGTATCTGCATGCGTGCGTCGGCGCAGGCGTCGTCGTCGTGTCGTACCGCGATCGCGCGAGCGGCGTCATGCGCGAAGACGGCAGAGGCGGCGGTGCTTTCACCGACGTGCTGCTGCGGCCGGAAGTGGTCGTGGCGGATGCCTCGATGATCGCTGCGGCCGAAAGCGCGCACGATGACGCGCACCGGATGTGCTTCATCGCGAACTCGGTGAACTTCCCGGTCCGCCATGAAGCGAGCGTCAGCGCCGCTCGTGCGGAAGAGCCTGCTTGATCTTCTCGATCGGTCCCTGAGCGGGCGGCTCGTTGTAGACGCCTGCCAGTTCCTGACCGCTCAACGCGTGGATCGCCGTCATTATCTGGTCGGTCGCGAGCCGCCTCGCCTTGCCGCTGGTAGCGGCACCATGCACTGTCACGTCGATGGGATCACCGAAACGCACGGTGATGCGCTCCTTCAGCGACGGCATCTTCGCGCCTTTGGGCATGGCCTTGTCCGTGCCGATGAGTCCGACCGGCACCACGGGGGCCCCGGTCTGCAGGGCGAGGAAGGCTGCACCTGTGCGGCCCTTGTACAGGCGTCCGTCCGTGGAACGGGTGCCTTCGGGGTAGAGCGCGACGGCCAATCCCTCATCGAGCAGCTGGCGCTGCTGATCAAGAGCGTCAAGAGCAGCCTGACCGGCCCCGCGGCGCACCGGAATCG
The DNA window shown above is from Microbacterium murale and carries:
- a CDS encoding lysophospholipid acyltransferase family protein; this translates as MTSEQSAVPEPTVESDQEQTTEEAVAPRRAGATYALGRAVIGSLARLIYRPHVEGRDRVPLQGPVIFASNHLSFIDSIAIPVAAPRPVHFLAKSTYFEGTGFKGGVMRTFFQSIGAIPVRRGAGQAALDALDQQRQLLDEGLAVALYPEGTRSTDGRLYKGRTGAAFLALQTGAPVVPVGLIGTDKAMPKGAKMPSLKERITVRFGDPIDVTVHGAATSGKARRLATDQIMTAIHALSGQELAGVYNEPPAQGPIEKIKQALPHERR
- a CDS encoding asparaginase yields the protein MLETFTIADAVELAVVERSGFVESRHAGAAIVLSPDGDVVRRLGNPDALILPRSSLKPLQAVACVTAGADLAGEQLAISTASHVGTDRHADLVREILTAGGLTEDHLGCPAAWPRDTAARDHLVREHGQQARIRMDCSGKHAAMLRACVATGWPTDGYLHPTHPLQLHIREVVERLTGEKIAHTSVDGCGAPIHAITLAGLGRAIHRIGSASERSPFALHRVAGTLVRAVKENPWTIEGPGRPDTIAIETLGVFAKSGAEGIMVMVAPDGTTVALKMLDGSARALTIVAATLLAHAGALSEADLATLANALPLAVLGGGSDVGMIRPGAAI
- a CDS encoding FtsK/SpoIIIE domain-containing protein, whose protein sequence is MDLEPLALPAAAAEPRRQSVPVLAAVVPIAAGVVLWLVTGSIFSLCFAALGPLMIGASLLDGVRIRRRERRTAVDDETVAWRRAEQDLLRRHDSERRELRRTHPDAAACLQDAPLRDLQAIDEATTVVIGSGSRRSALRVTGDDGERARGFRKRAAHVKDVPITVAMGRGICLRGPAPIVAAAARALVVQLCLRHTPGQLALVGGGLETLGLDGFPHAGRTRRGAWRLAVVVGDEECADSAAQLRVCGSDDEVPEGVTTLIDCTGPNSARVRTPAGDEEVTLECLSRAQAMAIADDSVERERHAAQLPDTVALGELVLAMEAGDTGLPAVIGRTESADVVLDLVEDGPHAIVTGMTGAGKSELLVTWVASMARSHRPDEVTFVLADFKGGTAFDPLRELPHVAAVMTDLDAEDARRGVESLTAELRRREAVLAEVGARNIAEAGGRLGRLVIVVDEFAALLQEHPDLGAVFTDVAARGRALGMHLILGTQRAAGVIRDGLAANCPLRVSLRVTEAADSRLVIGSDDAAGLPGGAASRGLAFIRRPQDVAAAAVRVALTSAGDLRGIGARWPDAEAPVSPWLPPLPLRLELGDLTARHASGVGLLIGLTDEPERQRQTPLLLRPGVDRGLAVIGGSASGRTSLLRVLAEQCERSLLLAPDPEHAWDALADLLEGDAVPPQLVLCDDLDQIVASFPVEYGQVFLERMEKLVRSAAARGCTVVITTGRASGQTSRVIEALPSRMLLRMGSRMEHLAAGGDAVGYRGDRPAGRGRVGEHEVQVAWTDASAHAETTPGPVERWTPAAPVVGVIALGVRRVVERLQGAYPDHVVSPVTSVQGAATSAPLTSASGGTPAFDTSPTILVGDAESWQRQWPLWQRIRLEGEMLFLAECAGELRSFAGYRELPPYAEPHVGRAWTIRDGLAPRRVIIPELDASGR
- the ald gene encoding alanine dehydrogenase, with translation MRISVPTEVKNNEYRVALTPAGVHDLVHAGHEVFVQSGAGVGSSMPDAEYVEAGATLLDDAAEVWSSAELLLKVKEPVASEYDFFRDDLTLFTYLHLAADRPLTERLLADGVTAIAYETVQLPGGGLPLLAPMSEVAGRLAPLVGANTLMRSNGGLGLLMSGVPGTRPATVTVIGGGVAGANAAVIASGMGADVTVFDTNIPRLRMLDDHFGGRVKTAASNPLDLRRAVISSDLVIGSVLIPGARAPKLVTNEMVAEMRPGSVLVDIAVDQGGCFEDTHPTTHDDPTFPVHDTVFYCVANMPGAVPNTSTSALTNATLPYVRQIAGRGWRDALNADAALASGLNIAKGAVINDGVAVAHGLQASAIASVM
- a CDS encoding OsmC family protein; translation: MSLSEHHYALTATWHGNRGTGTSGYRDYSRDVTIEIQGKPEMLASADKPFRGDAARWNPEDMLIAALSECHLLSYLHACVGAGVVVVSYRDRASGVMREDGRGGGAFTDVLLRPEVVVADASMIAAAESAHDDAHRMCFIANSVNFPVRHEASVSAARAEEPA